One window from the genome of Yamadazyma tenuis chromosome 7, complete sequence encodes:
- the SEY1 gene encoding Dynamin-like GTPase that mediates homotypic ER fusion (BUSCO:EOG092610TN; COG:S; EggNog:ENOG503NUYX): protein MSDTHRELQSRERSPTLPEPDLAASPSNSSHSSDSSFVPIDKQHLVDAIQVINEDKQFNDDLIQYIEKTVSLASIGENYHIISVFGSQSTGKSTLLNKLFNTNFDVMDESRRQQTTKGIWLAYCPMINSNKRLGKGNVENVFVMDVEGTDGRERGEDQDFERKSALFALSTSEILIINIWETQIGLYQGANMGLLKTVFEVNLSLFGKNKVSNKSDNHKVLLLFVIRDHVGVTPVENLASTVTQDLIKMWDSLNKPSEVETLKFDEFFDVQFHALGHKILQEDKFHDDIKLLGDKFVDSSSEDYLWKPNYHHDLPIDGWTMYASNCWEQIDSNKDLDLPTQQILVAKFKCDEIVNNLYEEFLVKYNELLNKESTKEFSHVDQVDFKEIGLLMRDLKSDYLEQFDLMASKYNSSVYEQKRHLLGEKIIGEYKELFSTYNKKLSNLILKEFKRELEKDLDGIENFIDKVNRLKLNTVSKLNDNLVLISIGEINFDDSTGTFIEELNDLISKQQVIELNAVITRLVKKLGTQLNKFIVFEVNSIGPESWDKIHNKFLDLIKASLSSYATRNGDYEFHLGISKETTNESITKFKFKSWCRFYQLIKKNLSKDNILNILKNRFEDTFRYDENGIPKLYNNEFELDANFNKAKSESLSLISFLTIVKLSDDSEILPEYDIFKEDLRKKYDEPVNFGDEDDEDPELDSNKFSHIISEIEKAEVLKKFKKEIDAKYIETKRSIVQHVTQIPYYIYIIIVVLGWNEFLAIIRSPVFFMLALLLGGGTYILYQLNLIKPAIQVGQRMVEEALTLGKQKLKELLLDDHEFHARNLEKMQGKTEEIELDDLTPQKTSPQL from the coding sequence ATGAGTGATACCCACAGAGAATTACAAAGCAGGGAACGCTCACCAACGTTGCCAGAACCGGATCTCGCAGCATCCCCTTCCAACTCGTCGCACTCATCTGACTCCTCGTTTGTTCCCATTGACAAACAACACTTAGTGGATGCCATCCAGGTCATTAACGAGGACAAGCAGTTCAATGACGATTTGATTCAGTATATCGAAAAAACTGTTTCTCTTGCTTCAATCGGTGAGAACTACCATATCATATCTGTGTTTGGGTCGCAGTCAACTGGGAAGTCGACgttgttgaataagttGTTTAATACCAACTTCGATGTCATGGATGAATCTAGGAGACAGCAGACCACAAAAGGAATTTGGTTGGCGTACTGTCCCATGATCAACAGTAACAAGAGGCTCGGCAAGGGAAATGTCGAGAACGTGTTTGTTATGGATGTTGAAGGAACTGATGGCAGGGAGAGAGGTGAAGACCAGGATTTCGAAAGAAAGTCGGCCTTGTTTGCGTTGTCCACAAGTGAGATATTGATCATTAATATTTGGGAAACCCAGATCGGGTTGTACCAGGGTGCCAATATGggcttgttgaagactGTGTTTGAAGTGAACTTGTCGTTGTTCGGTAAAAACAAGGTATCAAATAAGAGTGATAATCACAAGGTGTTGTTACTCTTTGTGATTAGAGATCATGTTGGTGTGACACCAGTTGAGAACTTAGCTAGTACGGTGACGCAAGACTTAATCAAGATGTGGGACAGTTTGAACAAGCCCAGTGAGGTTGAAACCTTGAAGTTTGACGAATTTTTCGATGTACAATTCCATGCTTTGGGCCACAAAATCTTGCAAGAGGACAAATTCCACGACGatatcaagttgttgggtGACAAGTTTGTAGACCTGTCCAGTGAAGATTACCTTTGGAAGCCAAATTACCACCACGACTTGCCCATTGATGGCTGGACCATGTATgcttcaaattgttgggAACAAATCGATTCCAATAAAGACTTGGACTTACCAACGCAGCAGATTTTGGTAGCTAAGTTCAAATGTGATGAGATAGTGAATAATCTTTATGAAGAATTTTTGGTCAAGTACAACgaattgttgaacaaggaatccaccaaagaaTTTTCCCATGTTGATCAGGTTGATTTCAAGGAAATTggtttgttgatgagagATTTGAAGAGCGATTATCTTGAGCAGTTTGACCTAATGGCCTCCAAATACAATTCGTCTGTTTATGAACAAAAGAGGCATTTGTTGGGAGAGAAGATCATTGGCGAGTACAAGGAGTTATTCAGTACctacaacaagaagttgagtaatttgattttgaaagagTTCAAACGagagttggaaaaggaTTTGGATGGTATCGAAAACTTCATCGACAAAGTCAATCgcttgaaattgaacacCGTGTCAAAGTTAAATGATAACTTGGTATTAATCTCCATCGGAGAGATCAACTTTGACGACAGTACCGGTACcttcattgaagaattgaacgATTTGATATCAAAGCAGCAAGTAATCGAGTTGAATGCAGTTATCACCAGACTTGTTAAGAAGTTGGGAACCCAGCTCAACAAATTTATTGTATTTGAGGTAAATTCCATAGGCCCTGAGTCGTGGGATAAAATCCacaacaagttcttggacttaATCAAAGCATCTTTAAGCAGCTACGCCACACGAAATGGTGATTACGAGTTTCATTTGGGTATCAGCAAAGAGACCACCAACGAATCCATCACTaaattcaaattcaaatcGTGGTGCAGGTTTTATCAGctcatcaagaagaatctttCTAAAGACAACattttgaatattttgaagaacagATTTGAAGACACTTTCAGATATGACGAAAATGGAATCCCGAAGTTATACAATAACGAATTTGAGTTGGatgccaacttcaacaaggccAAATCAGAGTCATTGAGCTTAATATCATTTTTGACCATCGTCAAGTTGTCAGATGACAGTGAGATACTTCCAGAGTACgacattttcaaagaagacttgaGAAAGAAGTACGATGAACCCGTCAACTTTGgcgatgaagatgatgaggaCCCTGAACTCGactccaacaagttcaGTCATATCATCagtgaaattgaaaaggcagaagtgttgaagaagttcaagaaagaaatcgatGCCAAGTACATCGAGACCAAGAGATCGATTGTCCAGCACGTGACCCAGATCCCTTACTACATCTACATCATCATTGTGGTCTTGGGATGGAACGAGTTTTTGGCTATCATCAGAAGTCCTGTGTTCTTCATGCTAGCATTATTATTGGGAGGCGGTACGTACATATTATACCAGTTGAATTTAATTAAGCCAGCTATTCAGGTGGGTCAGAGAATGGTAGAAGAGGCCCTTACCCTAGGAAAacaaaagttgaaagaactTTTGCTTGATGACCATGAATTCCACGCCcgaaatcttgaaaagatGCAAGGTAAGACAGAAGAGATTGAGTTGGATGATTTGACCCCACAGAAAACCAGTCCTCAGCTTTAG
- the MEF2 gene encoding Ribosome-releasing factor 2, mitochondrial (EggNog:ENOG503NV1B; COG:J) produces MIRFGVSSCKRAFSTTIILRNEKFNSIPIKRTRDIGIIAHIDAGKTTTTERILFFSGKTKRIGNVDQGDTVTDYLESERQRGITIQSAAITIPWNNNKINIIDTPGHADFTFEVVRSLRVLDGAVTILDAVEGVEAQTEKVWKQAQELELPKIAFINKMDREGAGFSRTVKEVVEKLQTRVVLCTLPYFEDRKDNVPEFKGVVDVINQKLLVWDLENDPNGRKISVLDASERPQILESIHKARESMIETLGEFDDAIIDAFLEHDENCMAISGSLINEAIRAACISNDVTPVFCGSAFKNIGVQPLMDGITNYLPSPLQIQLPQLTSHRRATKTKKSNKQKKDFQENVEVPVKMDSNLGIVINNNPSLTVALAFKVITDKIRGVMIFFRVYSGKLTTNTTFINTRTGKKHTVRNLLLMHGDEPEPVQAISSGNIGVIAGNEEIITGDTLVSHGSATTKSFSDLEMNLKLMPIDIPPPLFNSSIEPLTAGDERYMNQCIQSLLREDPSLTVFQDEELGQTIISGMGELHLEIVRERLVNDMKAKVKLRDVAVSYKETITKPNYQVIKVEDDESKVNIEITLDTFEGESSESVFAEEEGAELLDQDNNIVIFEPLATPEYMFSAIDERRWKSEYSLENLQDAIVQGLQIGLQIGGPILGFSLHSTVIRIKRWDFPVDDKSVNISRLLDITRRAVMKSIAELDPQAFTLLEPLMETKVYITSDKLGDVTHDLTQRCQANILSIEDEGTDNVEKINWAIQEAQKIYLPEDYTMKKSSESADIKNKKIVVAETPLREMVGYLSKLRSITKGRSTFDMTYLGMRRVVKARLNGIIKEFS; encoded by the coding sequence ATGATTCGATTCGGAGTTTCTTCATGTAAACGGGCTTTCAGCACAACTATCATACTTCGAAACGAAAAATTTAACAGTATACCAATCAAGAGAACCCGAGATATAGGTATAATTGCTCACATCGATGCTGGCAAAACCACTACCACAGAAAGAATCCTATTTTTTAGTGGGAAGACgaaaagaattggaaatgTCGACCAAGGTGATACGGTGACAGATTACCTTGAGAGTGAAAGGCAAAGAGGAATCACTATCCAGCTGGCGGCAATCACGATTCCTTGGAACAATAATaaaatcaatatcatcGATACTCCTGGACATGCTGATTTCACATTTGAAGTGGTGAGGTCTTTGCGAGTGCTCGATGGAGCTGTCACAATTTTGGACGCAGTGgaaggtgttgaagccCAAACTGAGAAAGTATGGAAGCAAGCACAAGAGCTCGAGTTGCCAAAAATCgccttcatcaacaaaatggaTAGAGAGGGGGCAGGATTTAGCAGAACCGTTAAAGAGGTTGTTGAGAAGCTTCAAACCAGAGTCGTGCTTTGCACCTTGCCatattttgaagatagGAAGGATAATGTCCCCGAATTCAAgggagttgttgatgtgATAAACCAGAAACTCTTGGTATGGGATCTTGAGAATGATCCCAACGGAAGAAAAATAAGTGTTCTTGATGCTAGTGAGCGACCACAAATCCTTGAACTGATTCACAAAGCTCGTGAATCGATGATAGAAACATTGGGAGAGTTTGACGATGCTATTATCGATGCGTTTTTGGAACACGATGAAAATTGTATGGCTATTTCTGGttctttgatcaacgaaGCCATCAGAGCTGCTTGTATTTCCAACGATGTTACCCCTGTTTTTTGTGGTTCagctttcaagaacatcgGGGTGCAGCCGTTGATGGATGGAATAACCAACTACCTCCCTTCACCCTTACAGATCCAACTTCCACAACTCACTTCTCATAGAAGAGCTACCAAGACCAAAAAGTCAAATAAACAAAAGAAGGACTTCCAAGAGAACGTCGAGGTTCCGGTAAAAATGGATAGTAATTTGGGAattgtcatcaacaataatcCTAGTTTGACGGTCGCTCTTGCATTCAAAGTGATAACTGATAAAATCAGGGGTGTTATGATCTTTTTCCGAGTGTATAGTGGGAAGCTCACCACCAATACTACTTTTATCAATACCCGTACCGGTAAAAAGCATACAGTTCGtaacttgttgttgatgcaTGGAGACGAACCGGAACCAGTGCAGGCCATTTCCTCAGGAAATATTGGAGTCATAGCTGGCAACGAAGAGATTATCACGGGAGATACGTTGGTGTCTCACGGGTCTgctaccaccaaaagttTTAGTGACTTGgagatgaacttgaagttgatgccAATTGATATACCTCCTCCCcttttcaattcttcaatcGAGCCTTTGACGGCTGGAGATGAACGTTATATGAACCAGTGCATTCAATCTTTGCTTAGAGAAGACCCTTCTTTGACGGTGtttcaagatgaagagttggGGCAAACCATCATCAGCGGGATGGGAGAATTGCATTTGGAGATTGTGAGAGAGAGACTCGTTAACGATATGAAAGCCAAAGTCAAGTTGAGAGATGTGGCTGTTTCTTACAAGGAGACAATCACCAAACCTAATTATCAAGTcatcaaagttgaagatgacgagCTGAAAGTGAATATTGAAATCACCTTGGATACTTTCGAAGGAGAGTCCAGTGAGTCTGTGtttgcagaagaagaaggggCCGAATTGTTAGACCAAGATAATAACATCGTTATCTTCGAACCTTTGGCTACTCCTGAGTACATGTTCAGTGCTATCGATGAAAGACGGTGGAAGTCTGAATACAGTTTGGaaaaccttcaagatgCAATTGTTCAAGGGCTCCAGATCGGGTTACAAATCGGAGGACCGATTTTGGGGTTCTCGTTGCACTCGACGGTTATCCGAATTAAACGTTGGGATTTCCCGGTTGATGACAAGTCTGTGAATATTTCCAGACTATTGGATATCACTAGAAGAGCGGTGATGAAATCGATTGCCGAATTGGATCCTCAGGCTTTCACCTTGCTTGAACCTCTTATGGAAACCAAGGTGTATATCACTTCAGATAAGTTGGGAGATGTGACACACGACCTCACACAAAGATGTCAGGCTAACATCTTGAgcattgaagatgaaggcACTGACAACGTGGAAAAAATCAATTGGGCCATACAAGAAGCGCAAAAAATATACTTACCCGAAGATTATACCATGAAGAAGTCGAGTGAATCGGCTGATATTAAGAATAAGAAGATTGTTGTTGCAGAAACACCGTTGAGAGAGATGGTTGGATACTTGAGTAAGTTGAGGTCAATTACCAAGGGAAGAAGCACCTTTGATATGACGTACTTGGGAATGAGAAGAGTTGTCAAGGCCCGATTGAACGGAATCATCAAGGAGTTTAGCTGA
- a CDS encoding uncharacterized protein (EggNog:ENOG503NUX4; COG:G), which yields MQLGSYNQSQELGLEHPQNPASNSYHDDSESIISVQVHEKNVEKEHKEQEEELIFDRGYCWVVCFAAALLNASTWGMNSGFAIYFSTYLNDDIFEGATKLDYAAVGGIAFGATLVFTPFVNYVQGVIGTRPLIMVGNCCQFTALMLASFSTKLWQLYLSQGLLQSVGLALISLPALTILPQFFKKKRMLSGGLAAAGSGFGGVTFNLGMQKVVQIRGVHWALRAQAIISFGLVWIAVLLFRSRSKLHKIEFTLYDVKVTKMYAFWIGIFYVMTCMFGYVLTLYTVANYTTSLGYSDYQGSIAAALLQIGSAVGRPCVGLLADRYGATTMAAHAYLISTIFCLAMWIPSRNYATVLVFAFVIGGVMGSVWGTIAPILSSLVGIKKMNIAFSQLWIVLGMSGVVSPVIGVALVKGSGGHVDPTQYVNYKEVWLTAKLAYLSMRLENSNCNQAMSEPTGNHNTLEVTSADSMDIDSNTSHVKSSSNETNGSKSEPEVVEVSLHSESKQPVKDSNVNISDTIAETSGRLIILYDKPKYKHVRKQVEQLSILGETDIFEVNDFGSFEASEIKNKNYRYLNICIEYNDEFESNLRKLNEFLLEHNSFVSQFKEIGYHVHFDNKKWSEYTEFEREEYSKLIESLMQHKDKVTQVSIINKYEINTIYLTEKNDLTKLGEEIQDDIKNWQNLKVLDYGENCIRFFPGVKFPDSLEVMNISGSYCIETLTGFKMPDNLKVLIASHNSITSIDNLKLPSNLTTLDLCDNKIYFLNYTEFPDSLRSLNLSNNRIDNIRGIEFPRNLEFLALAFNPIDNIKGSKFPENLKYLDISCIPSDSMTGLKFPDSLETLNLQESMTNTRGLKLPNFLKHLNLGNNGVNSINPLKLPNTIETLYIGGNNIKTLNKVQFPMHLRELYLGNNYLTTLKNVVFPPGLEVLDIEMDPNVEENDKRIGTLKDVIFPPQLRVLKLGYQGIKILENFEFPPSLEELDLSYNDLKLIKNVKFHENLKSLNLSGNQELIEIDQVLIPNSLVDLKIPSQLIPNLPGYIIERANNKDLIITKSLPF from the exons ATGCAATTAGGTTCATATAATCAAAGCCAAGAACTAGGATTGGAACATCCCCAGAATCCAGCTTCTAATAGTTATCACGATGACTCAGAATCTATTATCAGCGTACAAGTACACGAGAAAAATGTAGAAAAAGAACATAAAGAAcaggaagaagagttgattTTCGACAGAGGGTATTGCTGGGTGGTGTGCTTTGCAGCAGCTCTACTTAATGCCAGTACTTGGGGAATGAACTCGGGGTTTGCCATATACTTCTCCACTTACTTGAATGATGATATATTTGAAGGTGCAACCAAGCTAGATTACGCTGCCGTGGGGGGAATTGCCTTTGGGGCAACTCTTGTATTTACGCCGTTCGTCAACTACGTCCAAGGAGTCATTGGCACACGCCCTCTTATTATGGTGGGGAACTGTTGCCAGTTCACGGCGTTGATGTTGGCATCGTTCTCGACCAAATTGTGGCAGTTATACTTGTCTCAAGGCTTGCTACAGAGCGTGGGCCTTGCATTGATCTCGTTACCGGCCTTGACGATTTTGCCCcagtttttcaagaaaaagagaatgTTGAGTGGTGGATTGGCAGCTGCTGGTTCTGGGTTTGGAGGGGTTactttcaacttgggaATGCAGAAGGTGGTACAGATCCGTGGCGTCCACTGGGCCTTGAGGGCTCAGGCCATCATTTCTTTTGGGTTGGTGTGGATAGCAGTTCTTTTGTTTCGCAGCAGATCAAAGCTCCACAAGATCGAGTTCACACTTTACGATGTCAAGGTCACCAAAATGTATGCGTTTTGGATAGGTATATTCTATGTGATGACTTGTATGTTTGGATATGTGTTGACATTATACACCGTGGCCAACTACACAACCTCATTGGGGTACTCTGATTATCAAGGGTCTATTGCAGCTGCGTTGCTTCAGATCGGGTCTGCCGTTGGAAGACCGTGTGTTGGATTATTGGCAGACAGGTATGGTGCCACCACCATGGCAGCTCATGCTTATTTGATTTCGACCATTTTCTGTTTGGCCATGTGGATTCCTTCTAGAAATTATGCCACCGTGTTGGTATTTGCATTTGtcattggtggtgtaaTGGGAAGTGTTTGGGGAACTATCGCCCCCATCCTTTCCAGCTTGGTAggaatcaagaagatgaatATTGCGTTCAGTCAACTTTGGATAGTTCTAGGAATGTCGGGGGTTGTATCTCCAGTGATTGGTGTAGCCTTAGTTAAAGGTTCGGGAGGCCATGTTGACCCAACTCAGTATGTGAACT acaaagaaGTCTGGCTCACCGCGAAATTAGCCTATCTTCTGATGAGATTAGAAAATTCAAACTGTAACCAGGCGATGAGCGAGCCCACAGGAAACCACAACACATTAGAGGTGACTTCTGCAGACTCTATGGATATTGATTCTAATACAAGCCATGTAAAGTCCCTGTCCAACGAGACTAATGGGTCGAAAAGCGAACCAGAAGTAGTTGAAGTCAGTCTTCACAGTGAATCCAAACAACCTGTGAAAGATTCCAATGTGAATATTCTGGACACAATAGCGGAGACCAGCGGACGTCTCATAATACTATATGATAAGCCAAAGTACAAGCATGTGCGGAAACAAGTGGAACAATTGAGCATATTGGGAGAAACGGATATTTTTGAGGTTAATGACTTTGGCTCATTCGAAGCCAGTGagatcaaaaacaaaaactatCGATATCTCAACATTTGCATTGAATACAATGATGAGTTCGAATCGAACTTGAGGAAGTTGAAcgagtttcttcttgaacacaATCTGTTTGTTTCccaattcaaagaaatagGGTACCACGTACATTTTGATAATAAGAAATGGAGTGAGTATACGGAATTCGAGAGGGAAGAATACTCAAAGTTAATAGAAAGCTTGATGCAGCATAAGGACAAGGTGACCCAGGTATCAataatcaacaagtacGAGATAAACACCATCTACTTGACAGAAAAAAATGATTTGACaaaacttggagaagaaataCAAGatgacatcaagaactgGCAGAATCTTAAAGTGTTGGATTATGGAGAAAATTGTATCAGGTTTTTCCCTGGGGTTAAATTTCCTGATTCATTGGAAGTAATGAATATTAGTGGGAGTTATTGTATCGAGACATTGACAGGATTTAAGATGCCCGATAATCTTAAAGTCTTAATCGCCAGTCATAACTCCATAACTTCAATtgacaacttgaaattgCCCTCGAATTTGACCACATTGGACTTATGTGACAATAAAATTTATTTCTTGAACTATACAGAATTCCCTGATAGTCTAAGATCCCTTAATCTTTCCAATAATAGAATTGATAACATTCGAGGGATCGAGTTTCCAAGGAACTTGGAATTTCTAGCATTAGCATTCAATCCCATTGATAACATAAAAGGGTCCAAATTCCCCGAGAATTTGAAATATTTGGACATTTCTTGCATCCCAAGCGATTCTATGACAGGTTTGAAGTTCCCTGATCTGTTGGAGACTttaaatcttcaagaatctaTGACCAATACAAGAGGATTGAAGTTGCCGAACTTCTTAAAACATTTAAACTTGGGAAACAATGGAGTCAATAGTATCAACCCTTTGAAATTGCCCAATACCATCGAAACCTTGTATATCGGTGGTAATAATATCaaaactttgaacaagGTACAATTCCCTATGCATTTGAGGGAACTTTATTTGGGAAATAATTATTTGACAACCTTAAAGAATGTGGTTTTCCCTCCTGGCTTGGAAGTTTTGGATATTGAAATGGACCCCaatgttgaagagaacGATAAAAGAATTGGAACTTTAAAGGATGTGATATTCCCCCCTCAGTTAAGAGTATTGAAGCTTGGGTATCAAGGTATTaagattttggaaaatttCGAATTCCCTCCAAGTCTAGAAGAACTCGACTTGAGTTACAATGATTTGAAGCTTATCAAGAATGTGAAGTTTCATGAAAATCTTAAGAGTTTGAATTTAAGTGGAAACCAagaattgattgaaatcGATCAAGTTCTAATTCCTAACTCATTAGTGGACCTTAAAATCCCCTCTCAACTCATTCCCAACTTACCAGGCTACATAATTGAAAGGGCCAACAATAAAGACTTAATAATAACTAAATCTTTACCGTTTTAA
- the SUI2 gene encoding eukaryotic translation initiation factor 2 subunit alpha (BUSCO:EOG09263CAH; COG:J; EggNog:ENOG503NX0S) produces MSSSHCRFYENKYPEVDEVVMVNVQEIAEMGAYVKLLEYDNIEGMVLLSELSRRRIRSIQKLIRVGKNEVAVVLRVDKEKGYIDLSKRRVSAEDIVKCDERYNKSKAVHSILRHCAEKFNISLEDLYSTIGWPLSRKFGHVYDAFKISITDPSVWENVTPPSKDILEELQLYISRRLTPQAIKIRADVEVSCFSYEGIDAIKNALREAESISTEQMQVKAKLVAAPLYVISCQALDKAQGIEVLNEAIEKVQVSIEKAGGNCKITMAPKAVTATEDAALQALLESKEEDDKDTSDEEEDDD; encoded by the coding sequence ATGAGTTCTTCACACTGCAGATTCTATGAGAACAAATACCCCGAGGTTGACGAGGTCGTCATGGTCAACGTCCAGGAAATCGCAGAAATGGGTGCCTACGTGAAGTTATTGGAGTATGACAATATCGAAGGGATGGTCTTATTGTCTGAATTAtctagaagaagaatccgTTCGATTCAGAAATTAATCAGAGTTGGTAAGAACGAAGTCGCTGTGGTTTTGAGAGTCGACAAAGAAAAAGGTTACATTGATTTGTCCAAGAGAAGAGTTTCTGCCGAAGATATTGTCAAGTGTGATGAAAGATACAACAAATCCAAGGCTGTTCATTCGATCTTAAGACACTGTgctgaaaaattcaacatatctttggaagacttaTACCTGACTATTGGCTGGCCTTTAAGTAGAAAGTTCGGACATGTCTATGATGCATTTAAGATCTCTATCACGGATCCTTCTGTGTGGGAAAATGTCACTCCTCCATCCAAGGACATTTTGGAAGAGTTACAATTGTATATTAGCAGAAGATTGACTCCACAAGCCATAAAAATAAGAGCTGATGTTGAAGTGAGTTGTTTCAGTTACGAAGGTATCGATGCTATAAAGAATGCCTTGAGAGAAGCCGAATCCATCTCTACCGAACAAATGCAAGTTAAAGCTAAATTGGTTGCTGCTCCTTTGTATGTTATTTCATGTCAAGCATTAGATAAGGCTCAAGGTATAGAGGTATTGAACGAGGCGATCGAAAAAGTGCAGGTATCCATTGAAAAAGCTGGAGGTAATTGTAAGATTACCATGGCACCAAAAGCAGTTACTGCCACTGAGGATGCTGCTTTACAAGCTTTGTTGGAAAgtaaagaagaagatgacaaAGATACTtctgatgaagaggaagatgatgattAA